In the Methanothermobacter marburgensis str. Marburg genome, CTGCAGGTGTTCCTTATTGAGTATTTCCTGCCTGCCTCAAGGTTAATTGATGCAGGGGTACCTTTCGAGTCCACTATAAGAACATTGGACATATTTGAGAATCCCCTGTAACCATCCGCCCAGCCGTAGACTCCTGTTGAGTTGATCCTCAGCCTGTAAGCTGATGTGTGGTTGAGACGGGGAGGGAGCTCAACAACAACTTCACGGCCCGGACCCCCTGCAACTGCAAGGTCAACGGCACATGCCACATCATCCATGAGTATGCGAAGTTCAAGAAGTCCCTCCTCATGGTTAACACCATCAATCCTTGAACCTGCAATGGCAACCATGGTGGATAAAAGCAGAACCATGAAAAAGGTTGATGTTACAGCGTCAGCTGCCAGAACACCATGTTTATCCATGAGGATAATTAATAAATTTTTGTATATAAATATTACTAACTGGTGTATAGATATAGTTTGATGCACATAAACACTTACATGTATTCCCTAGTGGTCTTCACAGGGGGACCCCATAACTTCCATGAACTTGAGGAATTTGTTGAGGATGCCGGTGGCCTTATAATCCAGAGGGACACATTCAGTGTTCACAGGGGCCAGTACTTCCTGAGAAATGAGGTCAGAGTCCTATGCATCATTCCCAGCGCAGATGAAGAAACACTCAGAGAGACCGCCCGCCGGATAAAGGGGGAAATAGAGGGCCTGGATGTTAATCAAGATGTCCTTGAGAGGATAAAGTCCCTTCTTGAGGTCTATGATAGGCTCGCAGAGGAACCCTCATGGACCCCCGGAGATGAGATTGTGGCCGATGACGGCCTCCTTGATGAGATGGTTGACATGGAACTCATTGAAAGAAGAAAGATGGGTCATAGGGTCGAGTACCGTCTGCTATGAGGTTCTATACTGACAAAAATTCCCAGGGTCCATCATAACATCACAGGATTCCTGTCATCCAGATTTATCTAGGTGGTCTTTCAGATTAGTATAGGAGCTGGAGGATTTAATATG is a window encoding:
- a CDS encoding methyl-coenzyme M reductase family protein; the protein is MYSLVVFTGGPHNFHELEEFVEDAGGLIIQRDTFSVHRGQYFLRNEVRVLCIIPSADEETLRETARRIKGEIEGLDVNQDVLERIKSLLEVYDRLAEEPSWTPGDEIVADDGLLDEMVDMELIERRKMGHRVEYRLL